The segment TCGGCGTGGGCATCGCGCTCGTCGTCGTCGCCTTTCTGGCGTCCTACATCTTCGCGGTGTAGCGCAGATACGGGCGCGTCGCGAACCGGAGCCCGGTGCAGAGCCCTGCGCCGGGCTTTTTCGCGTGGTGGTGCCTCCGGTCGCGCGCTACCGACCGCCCCAAGCCGGGGCTCGGGAAGCTTCGGCCGACACTTCTGGGCCGGCGATCTATCGATGGAGGGAGGATGGTGGGCGGTACTGGGATTGAACCAGTGACCCCTGCGATGTCAACACAGTGCTCTACCGCTGAGCTAACCGCCCACTGTGGCCGCCGCGACGCGAGGCGTCGTCGAACTGCGGGCCGGGATGTAGCAGTTGGATGACGAGGCATCAAGAGGCGGTGTTGCGAAAACGCCGCCTCAGGCGAGAACCTCTTCCACCCTGTCCACAAGCTCGCGCAGGTGCATGGGCTTCGCCATCACCTTGGCGCGGCCGATGCCGGCGCTCTGCGCCCGCACGACCATGGCCGCGAACCCGGTTATGAGCATGATCCGCAGGTCCGGTGAGCCGGCGCCGGCGCGGCGGGCGACCTCGATTCCGTCGGTGCCGGGCATCACGATGTCGGCGACCAGCAGGTCGTACTCGTTCTCGTCGAGCGCGGCGAGGGCGGCGTCGCCGTCGCCCACGGCGCAGACCTGGTGCCCGGCGCGGCCGAGCGCGCGCGCCAGGAAGCCGCGGAGCGAGTCGTCGTCTTCTGCGAGAAGGATGCGAGCCATGGCCCCGATGCTGTTCCGAACGCCGTGCCGCGTCCACTGCCCTTAAGACTGAAGCCTACATCTTTCGCAAAAGTGAACCGAGGCGGCCGTAAGCGCACGGCCGCCTCGGTTGCGGTCAGGGCACGGCTCAGAGACCCAGCACCGCCTTGGAGATGATGTTGCGCTGCACCTCGTTGGTGCCGCCGTAGATGGTGGCGGCGCGGCGCAGCAGGTGTTCGGTCATCAGGCCGACGCCGTAGTCCGGCACCGCCGATTCGGCGTTCGAATCGGCGCGCAACGTGTCGAGCTCGTAGGGCATGCCGTACCAGCCCATCGCATCGACCATCATCTCGTTCAGCGCCTGCTCGATCTCGGTGCCGCGGATCTTCAGGAACGAGGCCTTGGCGCCGGTCGACTGGCCGGCCTCCTCCTCGGAGAGCAGGCGGAGCTGGGAGTATTCGAGCGCCGTGAGGCGGATTTCCAACTCGGTCATCTTCGCGCTGAAGTCGGGATCCTGGATCAGCGCCGTCTCGCCGGAGCGCTCCTGGCGGGCGATGTTCTTCAGCCGCTGCAGCTTGGACTTGGACTTGGCGACGCCGGCGATGCCGGTCCGCTCCTTGCCGAGCAGGAACTTGGCATAGGTCCAGCCCTTGCCTTCCTCGCCGATGCGGTTGGAGACCGGCACGCGCACGTCGGTGAAGAACACCTCGTTCAGATAGTGGTGGCCGTCGATCGAGATGATCGGCCGCACCTCGAGGCCCGGCGTCTTCATGTCGATGAGCAGGAAGGTGATGCCCTCCTGCTTCTTCGCCTCCTGGCTGGTGCGGACCAGGGCGAAGATCCAGTCGGCGTGGTGCGCGTGGCTGGTCCAGATCTTCTGGCCATTGACGACATACTCGTCGCCCTGGCGCTCGGCGCGCGTGCGCAGGGAGGCGAGGTCGGAGCCGGAGCCGGGCTCGGAATAGCCCTGGCACCACAGGATGTCGCCGCTAAGGATCGACGGCAGGTGCTGCTTCTTCTGCTCCGGCGTGCCGAAGGTGTAGATCACCGGGCCGACCATGGTCAGGCCGAAGGAGGAGAGGCGGGGGCAGTGCGCCGCCTGATACTCCTCGTCGTAGATGTATTTCTGCGTCGGCGTCCAGCCGGTGCCGCCATACTCCTTCGGCCAGTTCGGCGCGATCCAGCCCTTCTCC is part of the Constrictibacter sp. MBR-5 genome and harbors:
- a CDS encoding response regulator → MARILLAEDDDSLRGFLARALGRAGHQVCAVGDGDAALAALDENEYDLLVADIVMPGTDGIEVARRAGAGSPDLRIMLITGFAAMVVRAQSAGIGRAKVMAKPMHLRELVDRVEEVLA
- a CDS encoding acyl-CoA dehydrogenase family protein, coding for MQLQFTPEEQAFRQEVRSWLRENLPTHIREQVERAPSYVSKSDTKLWNKMLGEKGWIAPNWPKEYGGTGWTPTQKYIYDEEYQAAHCPRLSSFGLTMVGPVIYTFGTPEQKKQHLPSILSGDILWCQGYSEPGSGSDLASLRTRAERQGDEYVVNGQKIWTSHAHHADWIFALVRTSQEAKKQEGITFLLIDMKTPGLEVRPIISIDGHHYLNEVFFTDVRVPVSNRIGEEGKGWTYAKFLLGKERTGIAGVAKSKSKLQRLKNIARQERSGETALIQDPDFSAKMTELEIRLTALEYSQLRLLSEEEAGQSTGAKASFLKIRGTEIEQALNEMMVDAMGWYGMPYELDTLRADSNAESAVPDYGVGLMTEHLLRRAATIYGGTNEVQRNIISKAVLGL